The Macadamia integrifolia cultivar HAES 741 unplaced genomic scaffold, SCU_Mint_v3 scaffold1186, whole genome shotgun sequence genome includes a window with the following:
- the LOC122063055 gene encoding glucan endo-1,3-beta-glucosidase-like codes for MDPLLLFVGLLLACLNRTGAQSGVCCGMSGDNLPTPQEVVDLYKSQNISRMRLFGPNQAILQALQDTDIELVLDILEYDLEGIASNDMSIVIDWVNTNIIAYYPSVRFRYIVVGNEVNPLSNSNAQFVLPAMQNIYYTLASQGLEKQIKVSTIVSAQILGTTNPPSNGSFRDDARSYINPIIDFLVQKGSPLLANVYPYFSYSADQEGISLSYALFKSQSVVVQDGKHGYRNLFDSMVDALYSALEKLGASTVEIVVSESGWPTQGGSGASTENSGTYNSNLIQHVKGGTPKRPGKAIETYVFNIFDENSYNHFWGLYLPNKQPKYAFNFSSAPTIRTPTESQKPYCHGYYITVHQPYPL; via the exons ATGGATCCACTGCTACTTTTTGTTGGGCTGCTACTGGCCTGCCTAAACAGaacag GGGCACAATCAGGTGTTTGTTGTGGAATGTCTGGTGACAATTTACCAACTCCACAAGAAGTTGTGGATCTCTACAAATCACAAAACATCTCAAGGATGAGACTCTTTGGTCCAAACCAAGCAATTCTCCAGGCCCTCCAAGACACCGACATTGAACTCGTCTTGGATATTTTAGAATATGACCTAGAAGGCATTGCAAGTAACGATATGTCCATTGTAATTGATTGGGTCAATACCAATATAATAGCCTACTACCCTAGTGTTAGATTCCGATATATTGTTGTTGGAAATGAAGTAAATCCCCTTTCTAATAGCAATGCCCAGTTTGTTCTCCCTGCAATGCAAAATATTTATTACACACTTGCATCACAAGGCCTAGAGAAACAAATCAAAGTGTCCACAATTGTTAGTGCCCAAATCCTTGGAACCACCAACCCTCCCTCTAATGGTTCATTCAGGGACGATGCAAGATCCTATATAAACCCTATTATTGACTTCCTTGTACAAAAAGGGTCACCACTACTTGCAAATGTATATCCTTACTTCAGTTACAGTGCAGACCAAGAAGGCATCAGTCTTTCCTATGCTTTGTTTAAATCTCAGTCAGTTGTGGTACAAGATGGTAAGCATGGATATCGAAACCTTTTCGATTCCATGGTGGATGCTTTGTATTCAGCTCTTGAGAAGCTCGGAGCATCCACGGTCGAGATCGTTGTATCGGAGAGTGGTTGGCCAACCCAAGGAGGCAGTGGAGCATCAACAGAAAATTCAGGGACTTACAATTCAAATCTGATTCAACATGTGAAGGGTGGCACTCCGAAAAGGCCTGGAAAAGCCATAGAGACTTATGTATTTAACATATTTGATGAGAACAGCTATAACCATTTTTGGGGTCTATATCTTCCTAATAAACAACCCAAATATGCATTTAATTTCAGTTCGGCTCCTACAATTAGGACCCCAACCGAATCACAGAAGCCATATTGCCACGGCTACTATATCACTGTGCATCAACCTTATCCTCTTTAA